Within the Sporichthyaceae bacterium genome, the region GGTCATCCGCTCCATGCCGCCGGGCGCGGTGAGCCGGTCATACATCAGCCCGTGGAACTCATAGCCGGGCGTGGCCTTCAGATGCGGTTTGTCGAACTCGTAATGGTCGACGACCGAGGCCCAGTACGCGCCGATGTACTTTCGCGCCATCTGCTCGGCACGTTCGGCGTTCTCGTCGACGAACACCCACTGCCCCACGATTGGTGGCGGCGGCTCGGCCCCGATGGCCTGCAGGTAGGTCTGCCGGTACGTCGCGACATCCTCCGCAACCAGGTGCCACGGCTTCTGCGGGATGATCAGCACCCCGGTGCCCAGTTGCGCCATGATCTGCGCGGACTCCGGGGAGATTGTTGCGGAGTAGATGCGGTCCTTGAACGACGCGTACGGGCCCGGTCGCAGTTCGACCCGCGGCTGCTTGACGATCTCGCCGTCGAACTCCATGACGCCGGTCTCCAGCGCCTGCATGATGGCCAGCGCGGATTCCTTGAATGAGGTCCGCGCGGCCGACATCGGTACCCGCAGTCCGTCGAACTCCACCTTGCCGGTGCCGCGTCCGATGCCGAGGATCACGCGGCCGCGGGACATGTGGTCGAGCAGCAGGATCTGCTCGGCGGCGCGCAGGGGGTCGTGCCAGGGCAGCACCATCACCATCGATCCGAGTTTCACGGTCGTGGTCCGCCCGGCCAGGTAGGACAGGAACTGCAGGACGTCCGGGGACATCGCGTAGTTCGTGAAGTGGTGCTCCAGCCCCCAGACGGAGTCGAAACCCAGCGGCTCGGCGAGATCAGCCAA harbors:
- a CDS encoding LLM class flavin-dependent oxidoreductase, with product MHVGMTTVFQAFAGTLSDREVWAADLALADLAEPLGFDSVWGLEHHFTNYAMSPDVLQFLSYLAGRTTTVKLGSMVMVLPWHDPLRAAEQILLLDHMSRGRVILGIGRGTGKVEFDGLRVPMSAARTSFKESALAIMQALETGVMEFDGEIVKQPRVELRPGPYASFKDRIYSATISPESAQIMAQLGTGVLIIPQKPWHLVAEDVATYRQTYLQAIGAEPPPPIVGQWVFVDENAERAEQMARKYIGAYWASVVDHYEFDKPHLKATPGYEFHGLMYDRLTAPGGMERMTDFYIGLHAWGTPEQVLEKIVAFSDLVGSDSVVGVFRYGGMPPEEAERNMRTFAREVMPRLKSLAPRAPGRSAAVPEWSG